The Brassica napus cultivar Da-Ae unplaced genomic scaffold, Da-Ae ScsIHWf_813;HRSCAF=1163, whole genome shotgun sequence genome has a window encoding:
- the LOC106412720 gene encoding uncharacterized protein LOC106412720 isoform X1, with translation MNVDQCQWPEKMMCMGVDGGCGAEEKENDKGVDLLAQASKHLSERSPYDVPEDGLALGLSVSTLPVVLANLLNQKDDKKRHKKSHHGTETKKKKSSRVGEKLRAGSIWVEHDDYFRRLEAPDLETLSDLASLRSLSSRNCFLVPSASIQQRETDATARNEDAVCGEETKDILSEGVNEVVGHQPMSVDNVGDEISSGGLEWIVGCRNRILLTSERPSKKRRRLGSDAGLEKLVVAAPCRGNALLCDFCCTGEAKGYHRQLIVCTSCKATVHKKCYGVVEDTDKTWLCSWCELENGGGDSERPCSLCPKKGGVLKPVLSKTENGGPPEFAHLYCSLWMPEVYIEDLNKMEPILNLPGIKETRRKLLCNLCKVKSGACTRCCYATCRASFHPICAREAGNRLEIWGKHGCDTVELRAFCSKHSDIQDSGRPINGGNINAADPPVCHLPTESIRDRLSNDETGVEVGAQGTGSDISRNSELQELESPRSEFDRSATDIVESGMTERRTDNEKKTRSESLSFVLILKKLISLGKVDVKDVAAEIGVNPDALNAKLMDGDLLPDLLGKIVKWLSQHAHMGTRDKCGNIKSTNTTKSERRVANSTEGIVMLDSDIVDPGVFSLERASAEICTGIGFVVDEAKANNPVLKKEISGNFPSDHSPEEQKPVVLDQEFRLGKNTVHLSDNHGEKSNPSSSGLMVENAFSVGPNSSQNRGILNDPSPMILDLLDHEAYPGFNPHPYIHKELSEMGKGKTVKSSTDSYVDRMTSEPDGSEEGTKHLQDAGDHTTCCNSQSQRAGCGDTFCRLAKARKLGILDMSPKDEVEGELLYYQLQLLGTGVSRKQLSDDLAYAVTKKLPLEIDEQHGRIWDDVLVNKYFHDVREARKQGRKEKRHKEAQAVLAAATQAAATSSRNTSLRKDMAEEPAQQEMSTHRRGSAHLVPQTKETLLKVPVSGPPSEKRSDQRTREFSLENPRSCDICRRSETIWNLIVVCSSCKVAVHMDCYKCAKESTGPWYCELCAESTGSFNFWEKPYSTTECALCGGTTGAFRKATDGQWVHAFCAEWSLESTFRRGQINPVQGMESLAKNTNTCCVCQRIYGACIKCSYGNCQTTFHPTCARSARFHMTGGGKLPHKAYCEKHSLEQKAKAKSQKHEAAEQKSLKHYRVELERLRLLCERIVKREKLKRELAVSSHEILAARRDHAARNPSSPPEVSSDSATTSIKGYPDSNISGSEAIQRSDDITIDSTASVKQRRGKGLVLIDTDQKTDDSATSRGRFTRNPTESQLFSVKTVPRKHCIVSPSVSEEGDEESETKKQHVETFAKELVMTSDEASFKNRRLPKGYFYVPVDCLQEDKPDSSDKPINQTVPYGECEI, from the exons ATGAACGTTGACCAATGCCAGTGGCCGGAGAAGATGATGTGTATGGGAGTGGACGGAGGTTGTGGTGCTGAAGAGAAGGAGAATGATAAGGGAGTCGATTTGTTAGCTCAGGCTAGCAAACATCTCTCGGAGAGGTCTCCTTATGATGTTCCTGAAGATGGTTTAGCTCTGGGGTTAAGTGTGAGTACTCTGCCTGTTGTGTTAGCTAATTTGTTGAACCAAAAGGATGACAAGAAGCGGCATAAGAAGTCTCACCATGGGACTGAgactaagaagaagaagtcttCTAGGGTAGGGGAGAAGTTGAGAGCTGGGAGTATATGGGTTGAACATGATGACTACTTTAGGCGCTTAGAGGCTCCTGATTTAGAAACTTTGTCAGATTTAGCTTCTCTACGTTCTTTATCTTCTAGAAACTGCTTTTTAGTTCCATCCGCTAGTATTCAACAGAGGGAAACTGATGCGACTGCTAGAAACGAGGATGCTGTTTGTGGAGAAGAAACTAAAGACATTCTTAGTGAAGGGGTAAACGAAGTTGTTGGTCATCAGCCAATGAGTGTTGATAATGTGGGCGATGAGATCTCTTCTGGTGGTTTAGAATGGATTGTAGGTTGTAGAAATAGGATTTTGTTGACATCAGAAAGGCCTTCCAAAAAGCGGAGACGTCTTGGTAGTGATGCTGGTTTGGAGAAATTAGTGGTTGCCGCTCCTTGCAGAGGGAATGCATTGTTATGTGATTTTTGCTGCACTGGTGAGGCCAAGGGATATCATCGCCAGTTGATTGTTTGCACTTCCTGCAAAGCTACAGTTCATAAAAAATGCTATGGTGTGGTTGAGGATACGGATAAGACATGGTTGTGCTCCTGGTGTGAGCTGGAGAATGGTGGTGGTGATAGTGAAAGACCGTGCTCGCTTTGTCCGAAAAAGGGTGGCGTTCTGAAACCTGTTCTCTCGAAAACTGAGAATGGTGGGCCACCGGAGTTTGCTCATCTGTATTGTTCTCTGTGGATGCCTGAGGTGTACATAGAAGACTTGAATAAAATGGAGCCTATCTTGAATTTGCCTGGAATAAAAGAAACTCGCAGGAAATTGTTGTGTAACTTGTGCAAGGTGAAATCTGGTGCTTGCACTCGATGTTGTTATG CAACATGCCGAGCATCTTTCCATCCTATATGTGCAAGGGAGGCAGGGAATAGGCTAGAAATCTGGGGAAAACATGGGTGTGATACT gtTGAACTGCGAGCTTTCTGCTCGAAGCATTCAGATATTCAAGATAGTGGAAGGCCTATAAACGGCGGAAATATTAATGCAGCTGATCCTCCTGTATGTCATCTTCCAACAGAATCTATAAGAGATCGCCTAAGTAATGATGAGACGGGAGTTGAAGTAGGAGCACAAGGTACAGGTTCTGATATTTCGAGAAACAGTGAGTTGCAAGAACTGGAATCACCGCGTTCAGAATTTGACAGGTCTGCAACAGACATTGTTGAATCAGGGATGACTGAGAGGAGAACtgataatgaaaaaaaaactcgatCCGAGTCTCTTAGTTTTGTACTGATTCTGAAAAAG TTGATCAGCCTGGGGAAAGTAGATGTGAAGGATGTGGCTGCAGAGATTGGGGTCAATCCTGATGCTTTGAATGCCAAACTTATG GACGGAGACTTGTTACCTGATTTACTAGGCAAGATAGTTAAATGGCTTAGCCAGCATGCACACATGGGTACTAGGGACAAATGCGGAAATATTAAAAGTACGAACACTACTAAATCTGAGCGTCGGGTAGCTAACTCTACTGAAGGCATTGTGATGTTAGATTCTGACATAGTAGATCCTGGTGTCTTTTCTTTGGAGCGAGCCTCTGCTGAAATTTGTACTGGTATTGGTTTTGTGGTTGATGAAGCTAAAGCTAATAATCCAGTTTTGAAAAAAGAAATCAGTGGGAATTTTCCATCTGATCATTCTCCAGAAGAACAG AAACCAGTAGTGCTTGATCAGGAGTTTCGTCTTGGAAAAAATACAGTTCATCTTTCTG ATAATCACGGAGAAAAATCAAATCCCAGCTCGTCTGGACTAATGGTGGAGAATGCCTTTTCCGTGGGGCCAAATAGTTCTCAAAACCGGGGAATTTTGAACGATCCAAGTCCTATGATCTTGGATCTCCT TGATCATGAAGCATATCCTGGTTTCAATCCTCATCCTTATATTCACAAAGAATTGTCAGAGATGGGCAAGGGAAAGACCGTGAAAAGCAGCACGGATTCTTATGTGGATAGGATGACATCCGAACCGGATG GCTCTGAAGAAGGAACCAAACATCTGCAGGACGCTGGCGATCATACTACCTGTTGTAATTCCCAAAGTCAGAGAGCAGGGTGCGGAGACACATTTTGTCGGTTAGCTAAAGCTAGGAAATTGGGCATACTGGATATGTCTCCTAAAGATGAAGTGGAAGGAGAACTTCTATATTATCAACTTCAGTTACTTGGCACCGGAGTTTCAAGAAAACAACTATCGG ACGATCTAGCCTACGCAGTTACCAAAAAGCTACCCCTGGAGATTGATGAACAGCATGGACGAATATGGGATGATGTTCTGGTCAACAAATATTTCCATGATGTCAGGGAAGCAAGAAAGCAAGGTAGGAAAGAGAAAAGACACAAAGAAGCCCAGGCTGTTCTAGCAGCTGCTACTCAAGCAGCAGCAACATCTTCTCGGAATACATCGCTCAGGAAAGATATGGCAGAAGAACCAGCTCAACAAGAA ATGAGTACGCATAGACGTGGCAGCGCCCACCTAGTGCCACAGACAAAGGAAACACTTTTAAAGGTGCCTGTTTCCGGTCCACCATCTGAGAAGCGTTCTGATCAGCGTACACGAGAATTTTCATTAGAGAATCCACGAAGTTGTGACATCTGCAGACGCTCTGAAACTATATGGAACCTGATTGTGGTGTGCTCTAGTTGCAAG GTTGCTGTTCACATGGATTGCTACAAATGTGCTAAAGAATCTACTGGTCCTTGGTACTGTGAACTATGTGCGGAATCTACTGGTTCTTTCAATTTTTGGGAAAAACCGTATTCTACTACAGAGTGTGCTTTATGTGGAGGCACAACTGGGGCTTTTAGGAAAGCCACAGATGGCCAGTGGGTTCATGCATTTTGTGCTGAG TGGTCTCTTGAATCAACCTTCAGAAGGGGTCAAATAAATCCTGTGCAGGGAATG GAATCTCTGGCTAAGAACACCAACACTTGTTGTGTATGCCAACGGATATATGGTGCATGCATTAAG TGTAGTTATGGTAACTGCCAGACGACATTTCACCCCACCTGTGCCAGAAGTGCTCGCTTTCATATGACTGGTGGTGGAAAACTTCCGCATAAGGCTTACTGTGAGAAACACAGCTTGGAGCAGAAGGCAAAG GCTAAATCTCAGAAACATGAGGCAGCGGAACAGAAAAGTCTCAAACATTATAGG GTTGAACTTGAGAGGTTACGCCTTCTGTGTGAGCGTATAGTCAAGAGGGAGAAGCTAAAA CGAGAGCTGGCTGTTTCCTCGCATGAGATACTTGCTGCCAGAAGGGATCACGCTGCACGTAATCCATCTTCTCCTCCTGAAGTTTCATCGGACTCTGCTACAACGTCAATTAAAGGTTATCCAGATAGTAATATATCTGGCAGTGAAGCAATACAGAGGTCAGATGATATCACCATCGACAGCACTGCCTCTGTTAAGCAGCGGCGAGGCAAAGGTCTCGTTTTAATAGACACTGATCAGAAAACAGACGATAGTGCTACTTCCAGGGGTCGGTTTACTCGTAATCCAACCGAAAGCCAATTATTTTCTGTGAAAACCGTTCCACGCAAACATTGTATAGTCTCGCCAAGTGTTTCAGAGGAAGGAGATGAAGAATCAGAGACCAAGAAG CAGCATGTAGAAACATTTGCGAAGGAGCTTGTGATGACATCGGATGAAGCTTCTTTCAAGAACCGGCGGCTCCCAAAGGGATACTTTTATGTTCCTGTTGATTGTCTGCAAGAAGACAAGCCAGATTCATCTGATAAGCCAATCAACCAAACTGTGCCTTATGGTGAGTGTGAGATTTGA
- the LOC106412720 gene encoding uncharacterized protein LOC106412720 isoform X3 — MNVDQCQWPEKMMCMGVDGGCGAEEKENDKGVDLLAQASKHLSERSPYDVPEDGLALGLSVSTLPVVLANLLNQKDDKKRHKKSHHGTETKKKKSSRVGEKLRAGSIWVEHDDYFRRLEAPDLETLSDLASLRSLSSRNCFLVPSASIQQRETDATARNEDAVCGEETKDILSEGVNEVVGHQPMSVDNVGDEISSGGLEWIVGCRNRILLTSERPSKKRRRLGSDAGLEKLVVAAPCRGNALLCDFCCTGEAKGYHRQLIVCTSCKATVHKKCYGVVEDTDKTWLCSWCELENGGGDSERPCSLCPKKGGVLKPVLSKTENGGPPEFAHLYCSLWMPEVYIEDLNKMEPILNLPGIKETRRKLLCNLCKVKSGACTRCCYATCRASFHPICAREAGNRLEIWGKHGCDTVELRAFCSKHSDIQDSGRPINGGNINAADPPVCHLPTESIRDRLSNDETGVEVGAQGTGSDISRNSELQELESPRSEFDRSATDIVESGMTERRTDNEKKTRSESLSFVLILKKLISLGKVDVKDVAAEIGVNPDALNAKLMDGDLLPDLLGKIVKWLSQHAHMGTRDKCGNIKSTNTTKSERRVANSTEGIVMLDSDIVDPGVFSLERASAEICTGIGFVVDEAKANNPVLKKEISGNFPSDHSPEEQKPVVLDQEFRLGKNTVHLSDNHGEKSNPSSSGLMVENAFSVGPNSSQNRGILNDPSPMILDLLDHEAYPGFNPHPYIHKELSEMGKGKTVKSSTDSYVDRMTSEPDGSEEGTKHLQDAGDHTTCCNSQSQRAGCGDTFCRLAKARKLGILDMSPKDEVEGELLYYQLQLLGTGVSRKQLSVTKKLPLEIDEQHGRIWDDVLVNKYFHDVREARKQGRKEKRHKEAQAVLAAATQAAATSSRNTSLRKDMAEEPAQQEMSTHRRGSAHLVPQTKETLLKVPVSGPPSEKRSDQRTREFSLENPRSCDICRRSETIWNLIVVCSSCKVAVHMDCYKCAKESTGPWYCELCAESTGSFNFWEKPYSTTECALCGGTTGAFRKATDGQWVHAFCAEWSLESTFRRGQINPVQGMESLAKNTNTCCVCQRIYGACIKCSYGNCQTTFHPTCARSARFHMTGGGKLPHKAYCEKHSLEQKAKAKSQKHEAAEQKSLKHYRVELERLRLLCERIVKREKLKRELAVSSHEILAARRDHAARNPSSPPEVSSDSATTSIKGYPDSNISGSEAIQRSDDITIDSTASVKQRRGKGLVLIDTDQKTDDSATSRGRFTRNPTESQLFSVKTVPRKHCIVSPSVSEEGDEESETKKQHVETFAKELVMTSDEASFKNRRLPKGYFYVPVDCLQEDKPDSSDKPINQTVPYGECEI; from the exons ATGAACGTTGACCAATGCCAGTGGCCGGAGAAGATGATGTGTATGGGAGTGGACGGAGGTTGTGGTGCTGAAGAGAAGGAGAATGATAAGGGAGTCGATTTGTTAGCTCAGGCTAGCAAACATCTCTCGGAGAGGTCTCCTTATGATGTTCCTGAAGATGGTTTAGCTCTGGGGTTAAGTGTGAGTACTCTGCCTGTTGTGTTAGCTAATTTGTTGAACCAAAAGGATGACAAGAAGCGGCATAAGAAGTCTCACCATGGGACTGAgactaagaagaagaagtcttCTAGGGTAGGGGAGAAGTTGAGAGCTGGGAGTATATGGGTTGAACATGATGACTACTTTAGGCGCTTAGAGGCTCCTGATTTAGAAACTTTGTCAGATTTAGCTTCTCTACGTTCTTTATCTTCTAGAAACTGCTTTTTAGTTCCATCCGCTAGTATTCAACAGAGGGAAACTGATGCGACTGCTAGAAACGAGGATGCTGTTTGTGGAGAAGAAACTAAAGACATTCTTAGTGAAGGGGTAAACGAAGTTGTTGGTCATCAGCCAATGAGTGTTGATAATGTGGGCGATGAGATCTCTTCTGGTGGTTTAGAATGGATTGTAGGTTGTAGAAATAGGATTTTGTTGACATCAGAAAGGCCTTCCAAAAAGCGGAGACGTCTTGGTAGTGATGCTGGTTTGGAGAAATTAGTGGTTGCCGCTCCTTGCAGAGGGAATGCATTGTTATGTGATTTTTGCTGCACTGGTGAGGCCAAGGGATATCATCGCCAGTTGATTGTTTGCACTTCCTGCAAAGCTACAGTTCATAAAAAATGCTATGGTGTGGTTGAGGATACGGATAAGACATGGTTGTGCTCCTGGTGTGAGCTGGAGAATGGTGGTGGTGATAGTGAAAGACCGTGCTCGCTTTGTCCGAAAAAGGGTGGCGTTCTGAAACCTGTTCTCTCGAAAACTGAGAATGGTGGGCCACCGGAGTTTGCTCATCTGTATTGTTCTCTGTGGATGCCTGAGGTGTACATAGAAGACTTGAATAAAATGGAGCCTATCTTGAATTTGCCTGGAATAAAAGAAACTCGCAGGAAATTGTTGTGTAACTTGTGCAAGGTGAAATCTGGTGCTTGCACTCGATGTTGTTATG CAACATGCCGAGCATCTTTCCATCCTATATGTGCAAGGGAGGCAGGGAATAGGCTAGAAATCTGGGGAAAACATGGGTGTGATACT gtTGAACTGCGAGCTTTCTGCTCGAAGCATTCAGATATTCAAGATAGTGGAAGGCCTATAAACGGCGGAAATATTAATGCAGCTGATCCTCCTGTATGTCATCTTCCAACAGAATCTATAAGAGATCGCCTAAGTAATGATGAGACGGGAGTTGAAGTAGGAGCACAAGGTACAGGTTCTGATATTTCGAGAAACAGTGAGTTGCAAGAACTGGAATCACCGCGTTCAGAATTTGACAGGTCTGCAACAGACATTGTTGAATCAGGGATGACTGAGAGGAGAACtgataatgaaaaaaaaactcgatCCGAGTCTCTTAGTTTTGTACTGATTCTGAAAAAG TTGATCAGCCTGGGGAAAGTAGATGTGAAGGATGTGGCTGCAGAGATTGGGGTCAATCCTGATGCTTTGAATGCCAAACTTATG GACGGAGACTTGTTACCTGATTTACTAGGCAAGATAGTTAAATGGCTTAGCCAGCATGCACACATGGGTACTAGGGACAAATGCGGAAATATTAAAAGTACGAACACTACTAAATCTGAGCGTCGGGTAGCTAACTCTACTGAAGGCATTGTGATGTTAGATTCTGACATAGTAGATCCTGGTGTCTTTTCTTTGGAGCGAGCCTCTGCTGAAATTTGTACTGGTATTGGTTTTGTGGTTGATGAAGCTAAAGCTAATAATCCAGTTTTGAAAAAAGAAATCAGTGGGAATTTTCCATCTGATCATTCTCCAGAAGAACAG AAACCAGTAGTGCTTGATCAGGAGTTTCGTCTTGGAAAAAATACAGTTCATCTTTCTG ATAATCACGGAGAAAAATCAAATCCCAGCTCGTCTGGACTAATGGTGGAGAATGCCTTTTCCGTGGGGCCAAATAGTTCTCAAAACCGGGGAATTTTGAACGATCCAAGTCCTATGATCTTGGATCTCCT TGATCATGAAGCATATCCTGGTTTCAATCCTCATCCTTATATTCACAAAGAATTGTCAGAGATGGGCAAGGGAAAGACCGTGAAAAGCAGCACGGATTCTTATGTGGATAGGATGACATCCGAACCGGATG GCTCTGAAGAAGGAACCAAACATCTGCAGGACGCTGGCGATCATACTACCTGTTGTAATTCCCAAAGTCAGAGAGCAGGGTGCGGAGACACATTTTGTCGGTTAGCTAAAGCTAGGAAATTGGGCATACTGGATATGTCTCCTAAAGATGAAGTGGAAGGAGAACTTCTATATTATCAACTTCAGTTACTTGGCACCGGAGTTTCAAGAAAACAACTATCGG TTACCAAAAAGCTACCCCTGGAGATTGATGAACAGCATGGACGAATATGGGATGATGTTCTGGTCAACAAATATTTCCATGATGTCAGGGAAGCAAGAAAGCAAGGTAGGAAAGAGAAAAGACACAAAGAAGCCCAGGCTGTTCTAGCAGCTGCTACTCAAGCAGCAGCAACATCTTCTCGGAATACATCGCTCAGGAAAGATATGGCAGAAGAACCAGCTCAACAAGAA ATGAGTACGCATAGACGTGGCAGCGCCCACCTAGTGCCACAGACAAAGGAAACACTTTTAAAGGTGCCTGTTTCCGGTCCACCATCTGAGAAGCGTTCTGATCAGCGTACACGAGAATTTTCATTAGAGAATCCACGAAGTTGTGACATCTGCAGACGCTCTGAAACTATATGGAACCTGATTGTGGTGTGCTCTAGTTGCAAG GTTGCTGTTCACATGGATTGCTACAAATGTGCTAAAGAATCTACTGGTCCTTGGTACTGTGAACTATGTGCGGAATCTACTGGTTCTTTCAATTTTTGGGAAAAACCGTATTCTACTACAGAGTGTGCTTTATGTGGAGGCACAACTGGGGCTTTTAGGAAAGCCACAGATGGCCAGTGGGTTCATGCATTTTGTGCTGAG TGGTCTCTTGAATCAACCTTCAGAAGGGGTCAAATAAATCCTGTGCAGGGAATG GAATCTCTGGCTAAGAACACCAACACTTGTTGTGTATGCCAACGGATATATGGTGCATGCATTAAG TGTAGTTATGGTAACTGCCAGACGACATTTCACCCCACCTGTGCCAGAAGTGCTCGCTTTCATATGACTGGTGGTGGAAAACTTCCGCATAAGGCTTACTGTGAGAAACACAGCTTGGAGCAGAAGGCAAAG GCTAAATCTCAGAAACATGAGGCAGCGGAACAGAAAAGTCTCAAACATTATAGG GTTGAACTTGAGAGGTTACGCCTTCTGTGTGAGCGTATAGTCAAGAGGGAGAAGCTAAAA CGAGAGCTGGCTGTTTCCTCGCATGAGATACTTGCTGCCAGAAGGGATCACGCTGCACGTAATCCATCTTCTCCTCCTGAAGTTTCATCGGACTCTGCTACAACGTCAATTAAAGGTTATCCAGATAGTAATATATCTGGCAGTGAAGCAATACAGAGGTCAGATGATATCACCATCGACAGCACTGCCTCTGTTAAGCAGCGGCGAGGCAAAGGTCTCGTTTTAATAGACACTGATCAGAAAACAGACGATAGTGCTACTTCCAGGGGTCGGTTTACTCGTAATCCAACCGAAAGCCAATTATTTTCTGTGAAAACCGTTCCACGCAAACATTGTATAGTCTCGCCAAGTGTTTCAGAGGAAGGAGATGAAGAATCAGAGACCAAGAAG CAGCATGTAGAAACATTTGCGAAGGAGCTTGTGATGACATCGGATGAAGCTTCTTTCAAGAACCGGCGGCTCCCAAAGGGATACTTTTATGTTCCTGTTGATTGTCTGCAAGAAGACAAGCCAGATTCATCTGATAAGCCAATCAACCAAACTGTGCCTTATGGTGAGTGTGAGATTTGA